A segment of the Micromonospora sediminicola genome:
AACACCAGGTCGAACAGGAGTTCGAGCGGAGTGGCCGAGCGGTGTGGCTCGTCGCGCCGCCGGGGCGTCATGGGCCGGCGGACCCACCCCCCACGGCTGACCTCCAGATTCGACGACGAGGTGCTGCTCACCAATGGCCCCTTCCGACGGCTGCGGCGCCGGCGACACCCGAGCGTGCCGGCCGGTGGGACGCGGTCCTTGCCCTGCGCGAGGAGGCCGATCCGGTCGCCGATCGTGCAGAGGTCCGGACCCGGCGGGAGGGCAGCGCGAGCCACTGCCGGACGGACGACGTCACGGCGGGCCGACCGCCGCGCCGGGCACCGACCTGCCACCAAGCGGTAGTCGATCCGTCGTCGGACCGCGCAGCGCCTCCACCGCGCCGGCGACGTCGAGGCGGGTGGCTTCGGCGACGGCGAGGTCCCGCAGCGAGACCGCCGCCCCGGCGTCGCCGAACTGGTACGCGAGTTGGCTGCGGTACCGGCCGGCGGCGTCCACCTTCGTCACCAGGTGATCGGCGATGTCGACAGCCACCTCGACGCCGGCCGGCACGCACCGCCAGGGGGTTGCCGCCGGTCGGCGGGCGACGTACGGCACGTCGCGCCACCAGAACGCGTCGGCGGCGATCCCGGCGACGGTCTCCGCGACGATCTGATGGTCGACGTGGTCGCCGAGCGCCTGCGGCGCGAGGACGAGGTCGGCGTCCGCGAGGTAGGCCCGCAGTGCCGGTGCGAGCATCTCGACCGCCGGATCGCCGCGGCGGACGCCGGCGAACAGCGCGTCCGCGTCCGCGTACCCCCGGTGGGGTGCCTCGGCCAGCGGGAGATGCACCGGGCGTACACCGAGCACCGCGCAGGCGGTCCGGTCCTCGGCGCGGCGCAGCGCCATGTAGTCGACGTCGGCCGGCAGTCCCTTGTCGAGTTGGCAGGCCAGGGCGAACGCCGGCGGGTCGGGAACGGTCGCGGTG
Coding sequences within it:
- a CDS encoding PIG-L deacetylase family protein encodes the protein MTGRDGRAAATTAGDRHRIAGRAVAVSPHLDDAVFSAGGTLAALVAAGWTVRVVTCFTATVPDPPAFALACQLDKGLPADVDYMALRRAEDRTACAVLGVRPVHLPLAEAPHRGYADADALFAGVRRGDPAVEMLAPALRAYLADADLVLAPQALGDHVDHQIVAETVAGIAADAFWWRDVPYVARRPAATPWRCVPAGVEVAVDIADHLVTKVDAAGRYRSQLAYQFGDAGAAVSLRDLAVAEATRLDVAGAVEALRGPTTDRLPLGGRSVPGAAVGPP